The region AGGCTGTACAAAAACTACCACCTTGCGAATCAGCATCTTACTCGTATGGATATAGATGAGAAACGATAATGAAGGCTTAATTTTGTAATTATACTTTAATAGTCAACTGATTAATTTTTTATATAGCATCTAACTCTACATTGTGCCTCTTCACATGACGCTTGATCTACAACTCACCGGCAATGCCGGCCTCTACTACACCTGCTACCACCTTTCTCTGCTGAGGTGGAATGCGATGCCCACCGCCCGCAACGCTCATGGCGTCGGCATCATCGCTTACAGCCAAGATGCAACTCGCAAGCTCGCTATCCAAGTCAAGGCACTGAGCAAGCGCAACCCCGTTCCGCTCGGCACGTCCCTTGAGAAAGTCATGGGCGACTTCTGGGTCATTGTGAACAAAATCATTTCGCCTGCCCCTTCTGCTTTCATCAATGTCCCCGAGAAACCCCGCCCTTTA is a window of Gammaproteobacteria bacterium DNA encoding:
- a CDS encoding hypothetical protein (Evidence 5 : Unknown function), which encodes MDSELASCILAVSDDADAMSVAGGGHRIPPQQRKVVAGVVEAGIAGEL